The Paenibacillus sp. RC334 nucleotide sequence TCGTTGAACATGTAAATAGCCGGGTTCCCGTACTGGCTGCTGGTTCTATGGTAACCCCGGATAATGTTGCAACAGCATTAGATAAGGGTCTTACCCTAGCTGCGATTGGGCACGCCTTAATCATGAATCCAGACTGGGTAGAAAAGGTTCAAAATGGACAAGAGTCGGAAATCCAAACAGCGATAAAGGCTTCAAAAGTTAGTGAGCTTGAGCTTCCGGAAAAACTTTGGGGTGTCATCCAAGCTTCAGGTCCATGGTTTAATATCGAAGAATAACATTTTTAGCGTTATCACGTTTTCATTAAGAAAGGATGTCAATTATATGTCGAATATTGAAGGTAAGGTTGTAATTATTACAGGTGCCTCTAGTGGGATTGGAGAAGCTACTGCCAAAGAACTCGCATCCAAAGGTGCGAAATTGGTACTAGCCGCACGTCGTGAAGATCGTTTGAAAATTCTACAGAATGAGATTCAAAAAAATGGTGGAAAAGCGATCTATAAAGTTACAGATGTCGCTTCCCAAGAACATATGGAAGAGCTGGCTAAATATACGCTCCAAGAATTTGGGAAAATTGATGTGATGATCAACAATGCAGGAGTAATGCCCTTATCCGCAATCTCTGAGATCAAGATCAGTGAATGGGACAAAATGGTTGATGTTAACATCAAAGGTGTTCTTTATGGTATTGCTGCTGTTCTTCCGTCCATGAGAGAAAGAAAAGAAGGGCATATCATTAACGTTTCCTCCATAGCTGGTCATTTAGTATTCCCTGCTAGTTCAGTTTATAGTGGTACAAAGTTTGCTGTGCGTTCCATTACAGAAGGCCTTCGTAGAGAAGAGTGTATCAACAATATTCGAACGACTATTGTCTCGCCAGGATCGATTGATACAGAATTAACAGCAGCAATTTCAAACTCAGAGTTAAAAACTGCAATTAATGAGAATATGAAAATTGCTATCGAGCCTTCTAACATTGCTCGTGCCATAGCATTTGCAATTGAGCAGCCAGCCGATGTAGCAATTAATGAGATGATTATTCGTCCAACAATTCAAGAACTATAAAAATAGAAAAATCATGTGATGTGTTGATACTGCCCTAAAAAATAGATTTTGGGGCAGTATTTATATTTGTACGGTTTACATGCCTCTTGCTATTGCTATGGGATAGACATGATTTTGTTAGCCTTCGGAAATAGACATCATTACTGAGGGAAGAAACAGGGCTGGAACCCAAAACAAAAAAGTACACCAAATAAGCCTTCACCTTTTTCTAAAAACAAACTCATCTCCCATTCAACTAACGGGACACGATAGTTCAATGATAAAGTGGTGGTCTGGAAATTTTCGAAGTTCAGTTACAGTTAATAGGGCTTTTTTCATTGTCTACAAAATGGGGCTTGACCATACAAAGCATGCCATTGGAATAAGCCCAGCTGATAGATTCTTTCAGCAGATTTTTCCCCATACTCTAATCCAAAAATTCTTTACATGCGCAGACTCCAAATTCTACTTTATGAGCGAATCTATCTTAATAAATACCTTCGCCTCTTGAAAACCCCATGATTCGATCACCCACTACAGCAACTAAAAAAAATTTCTCGGTTTCACGGTGTCCGTTTGTATAATCTGTTCAAACCCTGG carries:
- a CDS encoding SDR family oxidoreductase — encoded protein: MSNIEGKVVIITGASSGIGEATAKELASKGAKLVLAARREDRLKILQNEIQKNGGKAIYKVTDVASQEHMEELAKYTLQEFGKIDVMINNAGVMPLSAISEIKISEWDKMVDVNIKGVLYGIAAVLPSMRERKEGHIINVSSIAGHLVFPASSVYSGTKFAVRSITEGLRREECINNIRTTIVSPGSIDTELTAAISNSELKTAINENMKIAIEPSNIARAIAFAIEQPADVAINEMIIRPTIQEL